A stretch of the Helicoverpa armigera isolate CAAS_96S chromosome 5, ASM3070526v1, whole genome shotgun sequence genome encodes the following:
- the LOC135116593 gene encoding ATP-dependent translocase ABCB1-like, translated as MFQPRVMLTFMEVPKKRNVATASSPEERFKLIPSSGTPPEKDSDGNGWQLKPGDKENGNKLPDPLNGEFPKGKDSDTSSEADSKADEVPSIPFITLFRFATKKDKIFIVCALICSVVAACSTPINTLLLAFLLDAMVAYGSSIRDGNPDPDTFLEALMFFAIYNTVTGVVLIVLSYAATVLMNIAAYHQVHVIRQEYLKAALNQDFAYYDIHKNADIASKINSDVVKLEDGIGEKLATFVFYQAAFFSSVIMALVKGWKLALLCLISFPVTLTLVGVAGLVGARFGKKEAIASGKAGAIAEEVISAIRTVYAFSGQSKEMVRYEGHLREARKINIKKGFFNGLAMGLLFFCIFCAYALSFWFGYRLLSTDEDYDISTMIAVFFGVMTGSANFGISSTLMEVFGSARGAGAQIFNMIDNIPTINPLLNRGTTPSNIQGNIELKNVIFHYPSRPDVPVLKGINISVKRGQSVALVGHSGCGKSTIIQLISRFYDVIDGSVAIDGHDVRDLSVRWLRDQIGLVGQEPVLFNTTVRENIRYGRENCTNEEIEACARQANAHQFIMRLPKGYDTLVGERGASLSGGQKQRIAIARALVRNPKILLLDEATSALDTSSEARVQKALDKAQKGRTTLVVAHRLSTIRNVDVIYVFKSGVVVERGNHDELMSQKGHYYDMVMLQNLGAEDTNDKSRLMRETSETSVEDEEDEEEFLDFKTGDTEEDVDNVPDISFWRVLRLNKPEWKSVSLASVCSLMSGFSMPLFAVIFGDFLAILSDPDPAVVLNEVRKIALIFVGIGVFSGITNFIVVFFYGIAGEYLTERLRQMMFKKLLEQEVGFYDDKDNSTGALCARLSGEAATVQGATGQRIGTVVQAVGTFGFALVLSLVYEWRVGLVALTFVPVIVFVLYKQGRMTYKASFGTAKTMEKSSKIAVEAVANVRTVASLGREDTFRREYEKQLNPALQEAIKASHYRGLVFGLSRGIFNFVIAASLYYGGTLIVNEGIPYDVVFKSAQALLMGSSSAAQAFAFAPNFQKGIKAAGRIIMLLNRQSKITDPVRPAVHNFKGTGEASLQNIKFSYPTRPMIQVLKGLQLEIQRGKTLALVGASGCGKSTVIQLLERYYDPDEGIVAQDGVPLPKLRLVDSRRAIGFVQQEPILFDRTIGENIAYGNNEQKVTQDEIIQAAKQANIHNFISSLPLGYDTNIGAKGTQLSGGQKQRVAIARALIRRPKMLLLDEATSALDTESEKVVQEALDAAKAGRTCVMIAHRLSTVRDADVICVIHDGLVAETGTHTELIERKGLYYNLNRRGYA; from the exons ATGTTTCAGCCTCGGGTAATGCTAACATTTATGGAGGTGCCAAAGAAAAGGAATGTGGCCACTGCCTCCAGCCCTGAGGAGCGGTTCAAGTTGATACCGTCGAGTGGTACTCCACCGGAAAAG GACTCCGACGGAAATGGGTGGCAACTGAAACCAGGTGACAAGGAGAATGGCAACAAGTTGCCAGACCCTTTAAATGGAGAGTTCCCGAAAGGCAAAGACTCGGACAC AAGTTCAGAAGCGGATAGCAAGGCAGATGAAGTCCCAAGCATACCATTTATTACACTG TTCAGATTCGCGACGAAAAAGGACAAAATATTCATAGTTTGTGCGTTAATATGCTCAGTAGTGGCAGCATGTTCTACGCCAATCAACACATTACTGCTAGCGTTCTTACTAGATGCTATGGTAGCATATGGAAGTTCTATCAGAGATGGGAACCCGGACCCTGACACCTTCTTAGAAGCGTTGATGTTCTTTGCTATTTACAACACCGTCACTGGAGTGGTGCTCATCGTCCTCTCGTATGCCGCCACAGTGCTGATGAACATAGCGGCTTATCACCAA GTACATGTAATACGACAAGAATACTTAAAAGCAGCACTAAACCAAGATTTTGCGTATTACGATATACATAAGAACGCTGACATAGCTTCCAAAATTAACAG TGATGTGGTGAAACTAGAAGATGGTATAGGCGAGAAGCTGGCTACCTTCGTGTTCTACCAGGCAGCTTTCTTCAGTAGCGTGATCATGGCTCTTGTCAAGGGATGGAAGCTGGCTCTGCTGTGTCTCATATCATTCCCTGTCACTTTGACGCTTGTCGGTGTCGCTGGACTG GTAGGAGCCAGATTCGGCAAAAAAGAGGCCATAGCCTCCGGCAAAGCTGGTGCCATAGCCGAGGAAGTAATATCTGCCATACGTACTGTATACGCCTTCAGCGGCCAGTCCAAGGAGATGGTGAGGTACGAGGGACATCTGAGGGAAGCCAGGAAAATCAACATCAAGAAAG GCTTCTTCAACGGCCTGGCCATGGGACTGTTATTCTTCTGCATCTTCTGCGCATACGCCCTTTCCTTCTGGTTCGGCTACAGGCTATTGTCCACTGATGAAGACTATGATATATCTACTATGATAGCG GTATTCTTCGGTGTGATGACTGGTTCGGCAAACTTCGGCATATCGTCGACTTTGATGGAGGTGTTCGGGTCTGCCCGAGGCGCGGGGGCCCAGATCTTCAACATGATCGACAATATTCCCACTATTAACCCCCTGCTGAATAGGGGAACAACGCCCTCTAATATTCAAGGAAACATCGAGTTGAAGAACGTTATTTTCCATTACCCATCCAGACCTGATGTTCCG GTACTGAAGGGTATAAACATTAGTGTGAAGCGTGGACAGTCTGTGGCATTGGTCGGCCACTCCGGCTGCGGCAAGTCTACCATCATACAGCTGATCTCCAGGTTCTATGACGTCATTGATGGCAGT GTGGCAATCGACGGGCATGATGTCCGCGACTTATCAGTCCGATGGCTGCGAGACCAAATCGGCCTCGTGGGTCAAGAGCCCGTTCTCTTCAATACCACAGTCCGGGAGAACATTCGCTATGGGCGTGAGAACTGTACCAATGAGGAGATTGAGGCTTGCGCCAGACAGGCTAATGCGCATCAGTTCATTATGAGACTGCCGAAG GGCTATGATACATTAGTCGGAGAACGAGGGGCTTCTTTGTCAGGAGGTCAGAAACAACGCATTGCTATTGCGCGTGCTCTCGTGAGGAATCCCAAGATACTGCTATTGGACGAGGCCACTAGTGCACTTGATACCTCTTCTGAGGCCAGGGTGCAGAAAGCTCTTGATaag GCTCAAAAAGGTCGCACAACTCTAGTGGTAGCTCACCGACTGTCGACCATCCGAAACGTGGATGTCATATACGTATTCAAGAGTGGTGTAGTAGTCGAACGCGGCAACCATGACGAGTTGATGTCGCAGAAGGGACACTACTATGACATGGTCATGCTGCAGAATCTAGGAGCTGAAGATACTAATG ATAAATCAAGACTCATGCGCGAAACGTCAGAAACAAGTGTAGAGGATGAAGAAGATGAAGAGGAATTCCTCGATTTTAAAACTGGA GACACAGAAGAAGACGTGGACAACGTTCCAGACATTTCGTTCTGGAGAGTTCTGCGGCTCAACAAGCCGGAGTGGAAGAGCGTCAGTCTCGCCAGTGTTTGTTCGCTCATGAGTGGTTTCAGCATGCCTCTGTTTGCTGTCATATTCGGAGACTTCCTCGCC ATTCTATCTGACCCGGACCCTGCTGTGGTTTTGAATGAAGTGCGTAAAATCGCGCTGATATTTGTCGGTATTGGCGTCTTCTCTGGAATCACTAACTTCATCGTG gTATTCTTCTACGGTATTGCGGGCGAATACTTGACGGAGAGGCTACGGCAGATGATGTTCAAGAAACTGCTAGAACAAGAGGTCGGCTTCTATGATGACAAGGACAACTCGACTGGAGCTCTTTGTGCGCGACTGTCCGGTGAAGCTGCTACTGTGCAAGGA GCTACCGGCCAAAGGATCGGCACAGTGGTCCAAGCAGTAGGCACGTTCGGGTTCGCTCTAGTACTATCGCTAGTGTACGAGTGGCGCGTGGGACTGGTGGCGCTGACCTTCGTGCCTGTCATCGTCTTCGTGCTTTATAAGCAAGGCAGGATGACGTATAAGGCCTCCTTCGGAACTGCTAAGACTATGGAGAAGAGTTCTAAG ATTGCTGTGGAAGCCGTAGCCAACGTCCGAACAGTAGCATCCCTGGGTCGCGAGGACACCTTCCGACGGGAATACGAAAAGCAGCTGAACCCCGCACTGCAGGAGGCCATCAAGGCCTCGCACTACCGAGGCCTCGTATTCGGCCTCTCTAGAGGAATATTTAACTTCGTGATCGCAGCGTCGCTGTACTACGGAGGAACGCTCATTGTTAACGAGGGCATCCCCTACGATGTGGTGTTTAA GTCTGCGCAAGCCCTATTAATGGGATCATCGTCTGCTGCACAAGCGTTTGCGTTCGCGCCGAACTTCCAGAAGGGCATCAAGGCGGCCGGCCGCATCATCATGCTGCTCAACCGACAGTCCAAGATCACGGATCCCGTACGACCTGCTGTCCACAACTTC AAAGGCACAGGTGAAGCCAGTCTCCAAAACATCAAGTTCAGCTACCCGACGCGGCCGATGATACAGGTCCTCAAAGGCCTGCAGCTAGAGATTCAACGCGGCAAGACGCTCGCCCTCGTCGGCGCCAGCGGCTGCGGGAAGAGCACGGTCATACAGCTGCTCGAGAGATACTATGATCCTGATGAGGGCATTGTG GCTCAAGACGGCGTACCTCTCCCGAAGCTGCGCCTCGTAGACAGTCGTCGCGCGATCGGCTTCGTGCAACAAGAACCGATTCTATTCGACCGCACCATCGGCGAGAACATCGCGTACGGCAACAACGAGCAGAAAGTCACGCAGGACGAAATCATACAGGCCGCTAAACAGGCCAATATACACAACTTTATTTCGTCATTGCCGCTG GGCTACGACACGAACATCGGAGCTAAAGGAACACAGCTGTCTGGTGGTCAGAAGCAGCGCGTGGCCATCGCTCGTGCTCTCATACGCAGGCCCAAGATgttgctgctcgacgaggccaCCAGTGCGCTTGATACTGAGAGCGAGAAG GTGGTACAAGAAGCCCTAGACGCTGCTAAGGCCGGTCGCACATGCGTGATGATCGCGCACAGACTGAGCACAGTCCGTGATGCTGACGTCATCTGCGTCATACACGACGGCTTAGTCGCAGAAACCGGCACCCACACAGAACTCATAGAGCGCAAGGGACTCTACTACAACCTCAATAGAAGAGGCTACGCTTAA